A genomic stretch from Salmo salar unplaced genomic scaffold, Ssal_v3.1, whole genome shotgun sequence includes:
- the LOC106607873 gene encoding C-X-C motif chemokine 13 isoform X2 yields MPFKPHYLLVSLTLCWFVALQAFPMNGCAACQKCRCIRTSSAFISPRLFHRIEILPPGAHCRQTEIIVTKKDKATVCVTPDARWINKVITKLQSSNKKKRSAELPHLNHH; encoded by the exons ATGCCTTTCAAGCCACACTACCTGTTGGTCTCCCTGACTCTCTGCTGGTTCGTGGCTCTTCAAG CATTCCCCATGAACGGCTGTGCTGCATGTCAGAAGTGTCGCTGCATCCGAACGTCCTCTGCTTTCATCTCTCCTAGGCTGTTCCACAGGATAGAGATCCTACCTCCAGGTGCCCACTGTCGTCAAACAGAGATCAT CGTTACCAAGAAGGACAAAGCCACCGTCTGTGTGACTCCAGATGCACGATGGATCAACAAAGTCATTACCAAGTTACAAAG tagcaacaagaagaagagaAGTGCAGAACTTCCCCATCTCAACCACCATTGA